The sequence below is a genomic window from Macrobrachium nipponense isolate FS-2020 chromosome 40, ASM1510439v2, whole genome shotgun sequence.
tgatattttgtCCACTCCTGAATGACACATGCAATGATAATCATTCCACACATTTTTTAATGCCTAGGACAGATTCACAGGAAGATTTGGTTCGATAGTTTGCTGTCGCAtggatattttcatgtttattttgaaataacttAACTTGCTTAATCCtaaaaggaaattgaacttgtaagaaataaatacgttaaaatgttttcttagtgttATATTGGTTCCTCGAAGCCCCAGGAATTCCACAGGATTCCACGAAATCACAAGAAAATCACAGGATTCCTGAAAGCACCAAGAAATCCCAAGATTCCTCAAAGCTCAGGAAAACCATAGGATTCCTGGAAGCCAGGAGCATTCACAGGATTCAGTGGGCATAGTCCTGATCTAAAGTTATGCAGAGGTGCTAATTGGATAGAAGCATCTCCATAAGATGCTCTCTCTCACTAGTTGGGCCGCCAAGGTTGTAGGAGGCTGGTTGGGCCCCTGCAGGTGGGATGGTTGAGCAGCTGGGGCGTGAGAATGATGGGGAGGCTGGATGAGCTCGCGGGGTGAAGGGACAGTGGGAAGGCTTGTTGAGCAGCTGGGACAGGGAAATGGAGGGTAGGCTGGTTGGGCCACTAGAGTGAAGGGCAGTGGAGAGGCAGGTTTGGGATGAGGGGCCTCAAGAACAGGTGGGGAGGATGGTTGGGCCGACGGGCCATGGGAATGATGGGGAAGCGGGGTTGGGCTGACAGGGTATGGGGACAGTGGGGAATCAGGTTGGACTGCTGGGGCGTGGGACTGTGGGAAAAAGGGTTGGGCCACCAGGGTGTGGGGACAGCATGGAATGCAGGTTGAGCCGTGGGGACGGTGAAGAGTCAGGCTGGGGCAGCTAGGATGATGAGGATGGTTGGGAGGCAGGTTAGGTTGGCAGGGTGCAGGGATGGCAGGAAGGCATTTGGACCAGTTAAGAGGCCAGGTTTGTTCAATAGGGTGTGGGGATGGTGGGAGTCAAGTTTGGACATACGGTCAACGAGGCAGTGGCTACAAGGACAGTGAGGAGAATGGTTGTGCTGCTAGAATGCGGGACTTAGGGGAGGTGAATTGGGCCACTGGGACAGAAGGGAGGTAGGTTGGGCCAACAGGGTGCAGGGACAGTGGGAGTGGTGAGTTTGGACCACTGGGCCTCAGGGACATTGGGGAGCCATATTGGGCTGCCAGGTCATGGTGACAGTTGGGAGGCAGGTTAGGTTGCCAGGGTACGGTGACAGTGGGGAGGCAGGTTGGGCCACCAGGGACGGTAGGATGTGGGTTAGGCAGGGGGGCCAGTGGCAAGGTGGGTTGGGCTGCAGGAGCGTGGGGACAATGCAGAGCCATTTGGGCTGCTGGGGATGGTGGGCAGGAGGAGGAGTGGGGTAGGCAGATTGGGcactgggggtggggggtggggacggTTGGGAGGCAGGTTGGGCAACTGGGGCACAGCGACAGTGGGGAGGCGAGTTGGGCCACAGGGCGTTTCGACAGTGGGAAGGCGGTTTAGTCCACTAAGGCTCGGGGCGGTGGAGAGGCGGGTTTGGCCACCAGGATCGGGACAGTGGGGAGTTGGGTTTACCGCTAGGGCATTGGAACGTTGGGGAGGCTATCCCCAGGGATAAATACTTAGCCTCTATTCATCTCAAactctttctcctcttttttttcttccctctctctgtctttccctctttctctttctctctgtgatagataggaagaggagaagatgcaCAGGGAAGGGTGGTCCCATCTCTCCCTTaagccctctctctcctctctctctctctctctctctctctcgctctctctatctctccttttcttttatatctttctctctttaaaGAGAAATAGGAAGTGGAGAAGAGGCATAGGACAGGAAGGGAGTTCCCAcctcctctttcttttccttaagcctctctctctctcctctctcttcctctctctcctccttaatgtgaaaagaaacaaaatgagaGGAGAGGAGGCAGAGGGAGGTCCCACCATAGATAGAGAGGGGAGATATTGGGCAGTCATGTGCCTGTGGCATGTAAGTAAGGTGCCATTGCTATGTGTTCATTCCCGGTAAGGCAGCAGCATCAACTGCACAGACCAGCAACAACAGAGCCAGTTCTGGCACCTATTGCTGGGCCATCAACTGTGTTCCATGCAGAATCACAACAGAACAGGGGATCACATTTCACGGTATAGTGAAATTTTCTCATCTATCAAAATCTTTATAACTATGCCAGCAACCTATtgctaagagccttacgaatttgttccaaGATTTCCTGGAAgaataatttgaactaattcgtaagcagctttcatctttaaggtatcctgaccatataattgagaaagcaattcacgaagcaaacgtaattttctaccgaccccctcaagacaagaccagagagacacccaacaatgaaataaaaattcacacctggacagaattaagacggtgacccagactctcgaaatctaacccttttgcatttatttacccaaacacctagccaaatccctgattaatgtccaataaaagacatcccccaggacacaggcatttacgaaatcccatgctgGACTGTTACCAATCTTACAtcgttttacaggaaaatcacttcccagagattaatacaacataaacggtcggttaggtatggacaacagaactcagctatttttcaaccatataaatgtacataataacggaataaactagaatttggcatgtataatttatagcagcaactgtcggtacaagagtcagatgatagaatcggccttgctTAAACAGAGgctggtaatgaacatctcaaagggcgcatggggcTCAGATGTCATTGGTAAACTTTTCATTCaatcaacgcttaagaggattaaagaaggattatatattggcttacctgtggatggatctctaggTATaaatcaccttttctgtaacttttctcattcatctacctgagagagagacagcagtctctgaaatatagtacttttctctctatattttggagtttttatggtctcttttattagatggaattctgttgtaacaggacatttttactagtcatatatatatatatatatatatatatatatatatatatatatatatatatgactagtcatatatacacatatatatatatatatatatatatatatatatatatatgtgtgtgtgtgtgtgtgtgcgtgtgtgtgtgtgtgtataacaagtACGAAGATGAACCGTGCTGAGAGTCTAAAAGGTGTCTGAATATTAGGACTTATGAGAAAAACTTCAGAGGTGAACGAAGGCTAAAATGTTTCAGTTTCAAAACCTGTAAGGTCAGAACTGCAAGAGTCGTCAGCTAGAGAGTGGAGGATTATAGATATTTTCAGTGCAAAGAGGGAGAATTTTATTGAAAGATCCTTCAGAAAatggacataaaaaaatattagctaAGTTTTCCAACTGTGACAGATAGTGGTTATATTATAGTGGAGGCCTGATTGTATTAAATTGTATATAACAAAGATGTAAAATGTATTGATGTTATAGTAATTCTCAAGATATAGGAGTTCATGTTCAGAAGAATTTGGATTCGACGGACCATGGTGGAAGCAGGGATGGTCTTACATAACAAAATTTTCACCTTGTGGCGTCATAAGCAATGGGATTTCTTAATTAGGCAGAAGTTTTCCACAGTGTGGCAAATACTCGGTTGGTTCCAAATTATAAAATTAAGAAGCTTATAGTGGAGATTTTAAATTTTGGAAGACTTAACTTATAAAAAGGAAATTGTCACTGAAAAGGCGCCTGAGATTATGGAAATTTTAAACTGCAATGTTGGTTCAGAACATGGGAACTTTTAACCCAAGTGTATCCCAAATTAAACAAGCTATTAAAGATTATTAGATCACAGCTATTTTGAGTATATTTTGCACTTAGAAAATCAAAATGTTACAGAGGATAAGGAAACACGGGGAGAACCCAGGTTATAGGAAATGCTCTATTTGTCCTTTAACCAAGTCTTTTGGACTTAACGGCTGACGCTTTTTCAATTCAACATAGGTCAACACATTCAGGTTTTGAAGGGCACTTCAGTATTCTGGGACTGGAATTCTTAAGACCCACGGTATCACGAAATTCCGAAAATTGGCATTTTCGCTCTAATTCTGTACAATTTCAGGTTGctttaaaatatattcatcatgtttcgtttatacatacattcatatacatatatatatatatatatatatatatatatatatatatatatatatatatatatatatacatatatatatatatatatatatatatatatatagatatgtatatgtttgtgtgtatgtgcgtgcgcgttgtgtgtgtggcatatatacatacatacacgcaaacacacacactatagtatatatatatatatatatatatatatatatatgtgtgtgtgttgtgtatatatatatatatatatatatatatattgtgtgtgtgtgtgtgtgtgtgtgcgtgtttgtccGTGTCCCTCTAAGAAATAGTCCCAGCAAGTTATCTGGTTTTTTATTATGGATATGATGTATCTCATCAATGTTTCCTTATACTAACTGTAAATCAAACCCAATGTTCTGTCATCTTTGGCTGTGCCATAGCTAtacattaaatatgaaaatatacacgaATTCAAACTTGTTTCTTGTTTCATttacaattgttattattatcattattatcaaatgcGTGAGATGGTTGAGTAGTTTTCGTGAGGTCGTATCTGGAGAGGTGACTGAGCTAAGTTCATTGCAGGTATATAATCCCTGACTTAGATCACGCAAACCTGCAACCACAAATATAAGCTGCAAAATAATTGCTGTGATAACAGGTGCGCTATCTCTGAGGAGGAAACAGTTGATATAGCTAATAAAAACGATGGAATGATTAGGACATTGTATGATGAATATGATTACCagcaatgaagataatgatactgaGAGCTACCATCGACAACTACAATAATCTCACTGGTTAAAGAGCTGTTTAAGTATATATCTTTCGTTTAAAAACGGTAAACTTCTAGGCATATTAACACCACGTTAAACCATCAAACTCCGAATGCTTAACAACATATATTTGACATATTATATGAGGGAACTGAAAAAACATTCTAATATATTGCGGCCAGTTTTGATGAcagaggtataataataataataataataataataataataataataataataataataataataataataatatcactgaaCAACCCTTACCGCCCTGAGATCAATGAGCGTATTAATCTCATTCGCCAAATggggtttacaaaaaaaaaataagtccgcTATGGCATTAAATGTATTGTGAGCATAAACATGAAGTTCCCGTCGCATTACCATGGAAATTTATTTGACTCTCGTTGGTTTTGTTGTGTATTGCTTCCATATGTTTCTAATTACCATAGATTTTATTGTTATGTACGAACAGTAGATTAAAAGGGCGGTCAACATACTCTTCTTTTAGCTATCCTTCTTTTCAATTTCTATTTAAATTTGTACCACTGTTCATGGAACAACTTTTGGTACTATTTTCATCTGTTTTAAGCAGGTGTTGAATATGTTGCTATTGTTTTAGTCTTTCATCTCTTCTGTAATTTATAATATTAAGGTTTGAATTCCTATATTCTTAAACAAcctttcttctccttttatcaATTAGtactagcagtagtagtagtaggactTGAACCAACATTGAAATGGAAACGAGATAGAAATAAGGGTCACTATCCTTGGGACGATTCTCCTTCCCTTTTGtcaaataatagtagtagtagtagtagtagtagtagcagcagttgTAGTACCAAAATCATACAATAAAACCAAACTGAACCGAAATACAAATTGGGTACAATGTCCTTGGGATGGCTGTCCTTCcctttcgtcgtcgtcgtcgttgtagtagtagtagtagtagtagcagtagtaccaAAATCAACAACGAAACAGAGAAACAAGATAGAAATGGGTTTCATCATTATCATTGGAACATAAATGGGAGTAGAATTTCCTTGGAACGGTCCTCCTTCACTTTTGCCaaatagtagttgtagtagagTTATAGTAATAGTAGCAATAataccaaaaacaacaataaaaaagacaaaaacgagATAGAAATGGAGGTTCATTATCCTAGGGACGGCTCCCCCTGATTCCAATCAGATTTGCCCACCAAATCCAGATCTTAAATATGAACATTCCCAAGACAAAGGACTTTCATCCCGGGAAGAAATAGGATCCACGACAATTCCTGTCTTGTATTTCGGAGTAAGAAGATTCCTCAATAGGAAAATAGGATTAGGATCGGTGATTCCTTTCTTTGAATAAGGCCAATGGACCGTTACTAACCGTTATTTGGAGATGGATAGTTACTGTTTCGTGTGCTTTTAACCGTCTGATATTACTCGTTATATTGTGGGTGTGTTTGTttctttggggggcggggggcgtgttgtggttctgtaaaagaaaactaaaaagacgCTCATTTGTCTGTaagtccgcgctttttctgtccgccctcagggcataaaaactgccgaggctagaggagtgcaaattggtatgttggtcctcaaccctccaatcaccaaacataccaaattgcagccctctagactcagtaattttgttttattttaggttaaagttagccatgatcgtacgtatGACGCCGCTTT
It includes:
- the LOC135212232 gene encoding uncharacterized protein LOC135212232 produces the protein MALHCPHAPAAQPTLPLAPLPNPHPTVPGGPTCLPTVTVPWQPNLPPNCHHDLAAQYGSPMSLRPSGPNSPLPLSLHPVGPTYLPSVPVAQFTSPKSRILAAQPFSSLSFCPSLTLHRPHGSTCIPCCPHTLVAQPFFPQSHAPAVQPDSPLSPYPVSPTPLPHHSHGPSAQPSSPPVLEAPHPKPASPLPFTLVAQPAYPPFPCPSCSTSLPTVPSPRELIQPPHHSHAPAAQPSHLQGPNQPPTTLAAQLVRESILWRCFYPISTSA